One genomic window of Sodaliphilus pleomorphus includes the following:
- a CDS encoding glycosyltransferase — protein sequence MREFRRVFPKNRKYFERNGIEVVLVLDSPEESIELLDFILQYPFVNWRIVMNDKPHEWRNPAKPLNVGIRFATKRYVMVCSPESEMVTDVIAILRKSFDDYSDCPHYAIGRVCFADEEEVTEANFNQYQFIPFGSIMLEKRHAEQIHGYDETLSKWGGDDNNFRSRLDMIGVKELYFNEAMMAHRDIDNQEGKVRRGKPFEKTPNDVLRHFFFPEMAVANYDNWGRDFDKLVYDWRNKPSSSEGQLENFCCKNFTEHSIATHFGGKSYPVLLLVQSYNESGRIISFLENVSSLFDGIILLDDGSNDGTYELARSDKLLFKCKKRRTEFNDLQNRNMLLDLASFVNHEIAFFLDVDEMLDERFSDVHQYVRRDVADAYMVPYIHLWDSPDTFNGQYPSSIDGICLRYKMMRNIGHAQIFSNRGKLHFHQAPTMAKSAIAERLLILHYGLLLAEDRKAKYEFYMAEDTEGCQGSYEHFGENAHPSLKNVGEITMQKLHLLSQKLISRSL from the coding sequence ATGAGGGAGTTTAGGCGTGTGTTCCCCAAAAATCGAAAATACTTCGAGCGCAACGGCATAGAGGTAGTGCTTGTTCTCGACTCTCCCGAAGAATCTATTGAATTACTTGACTTCATATTGCAATACCCGTTCGTTAACTGGCGCATCGTGATGAATGACAAGCCCCACGAGTGGCGCAATCCTGCCAAACCGCTGAATGTGGGCATAAGGTTTGCAACGAAACGTTATGTAATGGTGTGTTCCCCCGAGTCGGAAATGGTAACCGATGTAATAGCTATTTTGCGTAAGTCGTTTGACGACTACTCCGATTGTCCACATTATGCTATAGGCAGGGTGTGTTTCGCCGACGAGGAAGAAGTGACTGAAGCCAATTTCAATCAATATCAGTTTATTCCTTTTGGTAGCATTATGCTGGAAAAGCGTCATGCCGAGCAAATTCATGGGTATGACGAGACCCTCTCAAAGTGGGGAGGCGATGACAATAATTTTCGTTCTCGCCTTGACATGATTGGCGTAAAGGAACTTTATTTTAATGAGGCGATGATGGCTCATCGCGATATTGATAATCAGGAGGGCAAGGTGAGAAGGGGAAAGCCTTTTGAAAAAACGCCAAATGATGTGTTGCGTCATTTCTTTTTTCCCGAGATGGCCGTGGCCAACTATGATAATTGGGGTAGGGACTTTGACAAACTGGTGTATGATTGGCGAAATAAACCATCGTCATCAGAGGGGCAATTGGAGAACTTTTGCTGTAAAAACTTCACAGAGCATAGTATAGCCACCCATTTTGGAGGCAAGTCATACCCAGTGCTTCTGCTGGTCCAGAGCTATAATGAGAGTGGCAGAATCATCTCGTTTCTTGAGAATGTTTCGTCCTTGTTTGATGGAATCATATTGCTTGACGATGGCAGCAACGATGGTACTTATGAGCTTGCGCGGAGCGACAAGTTGCTTTTCAAGTGCAAGAAACGCCGCACAGAATTCAATGACTTGCAGAACAGAAACATGCTGCTCGACTTGGCATCGTTCGTGAATCATGAAATCGCTTTTTTCCTTGATGTGGATGAAATGCTCGATGAACGGTTCAGCGATGTTCATCAGTATGTGCGTAGAGATGTTGCAGACGCTTATATGGTTCCATATATTCATCTTTGGGATTCCCCGGACACTTTCAATGGGCAATACCCCAGCTCAATTGATGGCATATGTTTACGGTATAAGATGATGCGAAACATCGGTCATGCACAAATATTCTCCAATAGAGGCAAGCTTCATTTCCATCAAGCTCCCACGATGGCTAAATCAGCTATAGCCGAACGTTTGTTGATTTTGCACTATGGGCTGTTGTTGGCTGAAGATAGAAAGGCTAAATATGAGTTCTATATGGCAGAAGACACAGAAGGCTGCCAAGGCAGTTATGAGCATTTCGGCGAAAATGCACACCCCTCGTTAAAAAATGTGGGTGAAATAACTATGCAAAAATTGCACCTGCTGTCGCAAAAATTAATATCCAGGTCATTATGA
- a CDS encoding IS30 family transposase: MTTDNGSEFMNHKNICKALECTVYFADPYCSGQKGAIENANKILREYFPKGTDFRPVTQAQLNRAQYQTNERPRKKLGFSTPKIEFFAKISYFCTCHLTLQHAKLFAFFLQIKNIL; this comes from the coding sequence ATAACCACAGATAATGGAAGTGAATTCATGAATCACAAAAACATTTGCAAGGCCCTGGAATGCACTGTCTATTTCGCGGATCCTTACTGCTCAGGACAAAAGGGCGCGATTGAAAACGCAAACAAGATTCTCAGAGAATACTTCCCTAAAGGCACTGACTTCAGACCTGTCACTCAAGCACAACTCAATAGAGCACAATATCAAACCAACGAAAGACCAAGAAAGAAATTAGGCTTTTCAACTCCCAAAATTGAGTTCTTCGCAAAGATTAGCTACTTTTGCACTTGCCACTTGACTCTACAACATGCAAAATTGTTTGCATTTTTTTTGCAGATTAAAAATATTTTGTAA